In a genomic window of Zingiber officinale cultivar Zhangliang chromosome 9B, Zo_v1.1, whole genome shotgun sequence:
- the LOC122025125 gene encoding probable protein S-acyltransferase 22 — MVFALLLLILQWAVGMLVLILCFVERRRFSAEIVSKLGSSFSLAPFIIVVAVCTLLAMVATLPVAQLFFFHILLIKKGISTYDYIIALREQDQEQEQLAVGGQQSPQMSQVSSFTGLSSTSSFNQFHRGAWCTPPRLFLEDQLSLES, encoded by the exons aTGGTGTTTGCTCTTCTCTTG CTTATTCTGCAGTGGGCTGTTGGGATGCTTGTGCTGATACTGTGTTTTGTTGAGAGAAGGAGATTTTCTGCTGAAATTGTTTCAAAGCTGGGTAGTAGCTTTTCCTTGGCACCCTTTATCATTGTGGTG GCTGTGTGCACTTTATTAGCCATGGTTGCTACTCTTCCAGTTGCACAACTTTTCTTCTTccatattcttttaataaaaaag GGAATCAGCACCTATGATTACATTATTGCTTTGAGGGAGCAAGATCAGGAGCAGGAGCAACTTGCTGTTGGTGGGCAGCAAAGTCCGCAAATGTCCCAAGTGAGCTCTTTTACTGGACTAAGCAGCACCAGTTCTTTCAATCAATTCCATCGCGGTGCATGGTGTACTCCGCCAAGATTATTCCTTGAGGATCAg CTCTCGCTGGAAAGCTAA